One Nostocoides sp. HKS02 genomic window carries:
- a CDS encoding DUF4259 domain-containing protein, whose protein sequence is MGATRIRTGPFENDDALDFLDDLEESDPQERRVKVESALRRVIRATDYIEASTMSEAIAAAVVVAASDDPESVVGERNVPRWLDEEPLDVDERLEEFATKALHRALRSEDNELWEIVADGDAGDRFNTRITHYLDALGD, encoded by the coding sequence ATGGGCGCGACGAGAATCAGGACCGGTCCGTTCGAGAACGACGACGCACTCGACTTCCTCGACGACCTCGAGGAGTCCGACCCGCAGGAGCGCCGCGTCAAGGTGGAGTCGGCTCTTCGGCGGGTGATCCGCGCGACGGACTACATCGAGGCGTCCACGATGTCGGAGGCGATCGCCGCGGCCGTCGTCGTGGCGGCCTCGGACGACCCTGAGTCGGTCGTGGGGGAGCGCAACGTGCCCCGCTGGCTGGACGAGGAGCCGCTCGACGTCGACGAGCGGCTCGAGGAGTTCGCCACGAAGGCGTTGCACCGGGCGCTGCGCTCCGAGGACAACGAGCTCTGGGAGATCGTGGCCGACGGGGACGCCGGGGACCGCTTCAACACCCGGATCACGCACTACCTCGACGCACTGGGCGACTGA
- a CDS encoding GNAT family N-acetyltransferase encodes MSANAAGEPEIVIRDAGLDDLPTMAAIYDEQVGTSLATFDTEPRGAAYLGEKLASAGGSDIVLVARAGDEVLGYAYSGPFRPRPAYAGTKEVSVYLAVGARRRGLGRALYAELLARLDARPDVHTQVAVVALPNDASEALHRAVGFEQIGVLREVGHKFGRYVDTAWYQRMASGG; translated from the coding sequence ATGAGCGCCAATGCCGCGGGGGAGCCGGAGATCGTCATCCGCGACGCCGGCCTCGACGACCTGCCGACGATGGCCGCCATCTACGACGAGCAGGTCGGCACCTCGCTCGCGACGTTCGACACCGAGCCCCGTGGGGCGGCATACCTGGGTGAGAAGCTGGCGTCGGCGGGTGGCAGCGACATCGTGCTCGTCGCCCGAGCGGGGGACGAGGTGCTGGGCTACGCGTACTCCGGGCCGTTCCGTCCGCGCCCGGCGTACGCCGGCACCAAAGAGGTGTCGGTCTACCTCGCGGTCGGCGCGCGGCGTCGTGGACTCGGGCGCGCCCTATATGCCGAGCTGCTCGCCCGCCTCGACGCCCGGCCCGACGTGCACACCCAGGTCGCGGTCGTGGCGTTGCCCAATGACGCCAGTGAGGCGCTGCACCGGGCCGTGGGCTTCGAGCAGATCGGGGTGCTCCGGGAGGTGGGGCACAAGTTCGGCCGTTATGTCGACACCGCGTGGTACCAACGGATGGCTTCGGGCGGCTAG
- a CDS encoding bifunctional 2-polyprenyl-6-hydroxyphenol methylase/3-demethylubiquinol 3-O-methyltransferase UbiG yields the protein MTDRQQMWDQRYAASARVWSATPNAEVARIVGGWPPGRALDLGAGEGRHAVWLAGLHWRVTAVDFSAVGLAKGDAEATRRGVAVDWVVADVRSWHPPERTAYDLVLAAYLHLSQDVLSRATSWLAPGGALVVVGHALRNLTEGVGGPSDPSLLHTLEQLRSAAAGLEIERCEEIVRPTDAGDAIDAVLVARRPAG from the coding sequence ATGACCGACCGCCAGCAGATGTGGGACCAGCGATATGCCGCGAGCGCCCGGGTCTGGAGCGCCACCCCCAACGCCGAGGTCGCCCGGATCGTCGGCGGCTGGCCGCCCGGTCGCGCGCTGGACCTCGGTGCCGGCGAGGGCCGTCACGCCGTGTGGCTGGCCGGCCTGCACTGGCGGGTGACCGCGGTCGACTTCTCGGCGGTGGGACTGGCCAAGGGCGACGCCGAGGCGACCCGGCGAGGGGTCGCCGTGGACTGGGTCGTCGCCGACGTGCGTTCGTGGCACCCGCCGGAGCGCACGGCATACGACCTCGTCCTCGCCGCCTACCTGCACCTGTCACAGGACGTCCTGTCGCGCGCCACCTCGTGGCTGGCCCCCGGTGGCGCCCTGGTCGTCGTGGGTCATGCGCTGCGCAACCTCACCGAGGGCGTCGGCGGCCCCTCAGATCCGTCGCTGCTGCATACCCTCGAGCAGCTGCGGTCGGCCGCGGCCGGACTCGAGATCGAGCGGTGCGAAGAGATCGTCCGCCCCACCGACGCCGGCGACGCGATCGACGCGGTGCTCGTGGCTAGGCGCCCAGCCGGCTGA
- a CDS encoding NAD-dependent protein deacetylase produces the protein MTQGTDTRTDELSAIAGLLEHGNVLALTGAGISTESGIPDYRGPDGNRRVTPMQFAEFLGSSQARQRYWARSYVGWQRFNQARPNAGHAAVSRLQSAGLLGPIITQNVDGLHQSAGTTEVTELHGSLAKVVCLTCGDRTSRWDLDARMREANPAYTVSSDEIRPDGDIALNDLDVAAFRVPLCLVCGRDTLKPEVVFFGESVPKPLVEHCFRLTEQADAILVLGSSLKVMSGYRFVRRAAALGIPVAIITRGATRGDADATLQLDAPLGATLTELVSRLGA, from the coding sequence GTGACCCAGGGCACCGACACGCGCACCGACGAGCTCTCCGCGATCGCGGGGCTCCTCGAGCACGGCAATGTGCTCGCGCTCACCGGGGCGGGGATCTCGACCGAGTCCGGCATACCCGACTATCGGGGGCCGGACGGCAACCGGCGGGTCACGCCCATGCAGTTCGCCGAGTTCCTCGGTTCGTCGCAGGCCCGGCAGCGGTACTGGGCGCGCAGCTACGTCGGCTGGCAGCGGTTCAACCAGGCCCGCCCCAACGCCGGCCACGCGGCGGTGTCACGCCTCCAGTCGGCTGGGCTCCTCGGCCCCATCATCACCCAGAACGTCGACGGCCTCCACCAGTCGGCGGGCACGACCGAGGTGACCGAGCTGCACGGGTCGCTCGCCAAGGTCGTCTGCCTCACCTGCGGCGACCGGACCTCCCGCTGGGACCTCGACGCCCGCATGCGCGAAGCCAACCCGGCATACACCGTCTCGAGCGACGAGATCCGCCCCGACGGCGACATCGCCCTGAACGACCTCGACGTCGCCGCGTTCCGCGTCCCGCTGTGTCTCGTCTGCGGCCGCGACACCCTCAAGCCCGAGGTCGTGTTCTTCGGCGAGTCCGTGCCGAAACCGTTGGTGGAGCACTGTTTTCGGCTCACCGAGCAGGCCGATGCCATCCTCGTCCTCGGCTCGAGCCTCAAGGTCATGAGCGGCTATCGCTTCGTCCGCCGAGCCGCGGCCCTCGGAATCCCGGTGGCCATCATCACCCGCGGCGCCACCCGTGGCGACGCCGACGCGACGCTGCAGCTCGACGCGCCGCTGGGTGCCACCCTGACCGAGCTGGTCAGCCGGCTGGGCGCCTAG
- a CDS encoding patatin-like phospholipase family protein, translating to MNPEETATAHTSDADPPDTPAGARHGTALCLSGGGYRAALFHLGATRRLNELGILASVTTVSGVSGGSILANLLADPRLEFRRADATVVGFDEYVATPLRQLASRNIRTPAFLAKLKPRNWRAPDAAIRALADELASQFPWWSDPLARNDNGAPEIITGATEIGYGVDWVFEGPSARSPRGRVGDYRTGYAAWPRDLRRADAVAASCAFPPFFSPMVLDGEAMHLRGGRRGVESPGERRGILRRIRLTDGGVYDNLALEPVWKNHATVLVSDGGSVFRARTERTVLGRTQRILAIATSGGQSVRSRWLHASFARGILRGTSWALDTLIDGGYPTQTVTRISAVRTDLDAFSTAEQQILERHGYLVADAQVRTHAPQLIVRDSDLDPPHPAVADPEVAGAALSDSARRLFLGRS from the coding sequence ATGAACCCCGAGGAGACCGCCACCGCCCACACCAGCGACGCCGACCCACCCGACACCCCGGCGGGCGCACGCCACGGCACCGCGCTGTGCCTGTCAGGCGGCGGCTACCGTGCTGCGCTCTTCCACCTCGGCGCGACCCGACGGCTCAACGAGCTCGGCATCCTCGCCTCCGTGACGACCGTCAGTGGCGTGTCCGGCGGCTCGATCCTCGCCAACCTGCTCGCCGACCCCCGACTCGAGTTCCGCCGAGCCGACGCCACGGTCGTGGGCTTCGACGAGTACGTCGCGACGCCGTTGCGCCAGCTCGCCTCCCGCAACATCCGCACCCCTGCCTTCCTCGCCAAGCTCAAGCCGCGCAACTGGCGAGCTCCCGACGCGGCCATCCGCGCGCTCGCTGACGAGCTCGCCTCACAGTTTCCATGGTGGTCAGATCCTCTGGCCCGCAACGACAACGGCGCGCCAGAGATCATCACGGGCGCGACTGAGATCGGCTACGGCGTGGACTGGGTGTTCGAGGGGCCTAGTGCCCGGTCGCCGCGCGGCAGGGTGGGCGACTACCGCACGGGGTATGCCGCCTGGCCGCGCGACCTGCGCCGCGCCGACGCCGTGGCCGCCTCCTGCGCGTTCCCGCCGTTCTTCAGTCCGATGGTGCTCGACGGCGAGGCGATGCACCTGCGGGGTGGCCGCCGAGGCGTCGAGTCGCCGGGCGAGCGCCGCGGCATCCTGCGACGGATCCGCCTCACGGACGGCGGGGTCTACGACAACCTCGCATTGGAGCCCGTGTGGAAGAACCACGCGACGGTCCTCGTGAGTGACGGGGGCAGCGTGTTCCGGGCCCGCACCGAGCGCACCGTGCTCGGTCGCACCCAACGCATCCTCGCCATCGCCACCAGTGGCGGCCAGTCCGTGCGCAGTCGATGGCTCCACGCCAGCTTTGCGCGCGGCATCCTGCGCGGCACCTCGTGGGCGCTCGACACCCTCATCGACGGCGGCTACCCGACGCAGACCGTGACGCGCATCAGTGCCGTTCGCACCGATCTCGACGCCTTCTCGACGGCCGAGCAACAGATCCTCGAGCGTCACGGCTACCTCGTGGCCGACGCCCAGGTTCGGACCCACGCCCCACAGCTGATCGTCCGCGACAGCGACCTCGACCCTCCACATCCGGCGGTTGCCGACCCCGAGGTCGCTGGGGCCGCGCTGTCCGACTCGGCACGCCGGCTGTTCCTCGGCCGCTCCTGA
- a CDS encoding DUF6318 family protein: MTRTTRPVSLPPEATQHTHAGAQAFAKFYLKQYSAAAHAGDASLMRGLARPECQGCNALVHLVEALERKQQHTDLDALAIHSAWIVPESTSARAVISVLAEETPKRIIDANGAVVANVKGARFDIRLTERWGPDGWAVSDLRLMR; encoded by the coding sequence ATGACCAGGACGACCCGGCCGGTGAGCCTGCCGCCCGAGGCCACCCAGCACACCCACGCGGGCGCCCAGGCCTTCGCGAAGTTCTACCTCAAGCAGTACTCGGCTGCCGCGCATGCCGGTGACGCCAGTCTGATGCGAGGGCTGGCCCGTCCGGAGTGCCAGGGATGCAATGCCCTTGTCCACCTTGTCGAAGCGCTGGAGAGAAAGCAGCAGCACACAGATCTCGACGCGCTCGCGATCCACTCCGCGTGGATCGTTCCGGAGAGCACCAGCGCACGGGCGGTCATCAGTGTGTTGGCCGAGGAGACCCCAAAGCGAATCATCGACGCGAACGGCGCGGTGGTCGCGAACGTCAAGGGAGCTCGCTTCGACATCCGGCTTACCGAACGGTGGGGACCGGACGGCTGGGCGGTCAGCGACCTCAGGCTGATGAGGTAG
- a CDS encoding LysR family transcriptional regulator, with protein MIDAAGLRVMKAISDEGSFTGAALALGYSQPAISQMVRRLEQRTGTVLVERVGRNVRLTEAGQVLARHAVAVLSALDAAEEEVAAIAGLRAGRVRLMAFPSSSATLVPRALALVKQRFPDVQVTFTEAEPPESLAALKAGECDLAVAFAYEGDDLSRGEEDMDLFVTHKLIDDEVRLALPRQHPLAAAEMVELSALAQENWIAGCPRCRGHLLQMCAAAGFSPHVGFETEDYVAVLGLVAEGLGVALIPDLILRTAHHNDVVTLPMKPASRRTISVVTTADLQRVPAVQATIDALVEAAKAKPRVLAST; from the coding sequence ATGATCGATGCTGCTGGCCTCCGCGTCATGAAGGCCATCTCCGACGAGGGAAGCTTCACGGGCGCAGCGCTCGCCCTCGGCTACTCCCAGCCCGCCATCTCGCAGATGGTCCGTCGCCTGGAGCAGCGCACCGGCACGGTGCTCGTCGAACGCGTCGGCCGCAACGTCCGCCTGACCGAGGCAGGCCAAGTCCTCGCGCGTCATGCCGTGGCCGTCCTCTCCGCCCTCGACGCCGCAGAGGAAGAGGTCGCCGCGATTGCGGGGCTCCGTGCCGGCCGGGTGCGGCTGATGGCGTTCCCGTCGAGCTCGGCGACCCTCGTCCCGCGCGCCTTGGCCTTGGTGAAGCAGCGCTTCCCCGATGTGCAGGTGACCTTCACCGAGGCGGAGCCGCCCGAGTCCCTGGCCGCGCTGAAGGCGGGCGAATGCGACCTCGCCGTGGCGTTCGCCTACGAGGGCGACGACCTCAGTCGCGGCGAGGAGGACATGGATCTCTTCGTCACCCACAAGCTCATCGACGACGAAGTCAGGCTCGCCCTCCCCCGTCAACACCCGCTCGCCGCCGCGGAGATGGTGGAGCTCTCCGCCCTGGCCCAGGAGAACTGGATCGCGGGGTGCCCTCGATGTCGCGGTCACCTCCTGCAGATGTGTGCCGCAGCCGGCTTCTCACCCCATGTCGGCTTCGAGACCGAGGACTACGTCGCCGTCCTGGGCCTGGTCGCCGAGGGCTTGGGAGTGGCCCTCATCCCTGACCTGATCCTGCGGACCGCCCACCACAACGACGTCGTCACCCTGCCGATGAAGCCCGCCTCGCGAAGGACCATCAGCGTCGTCACCACTGCCGACCTGCAGCGGGTGCCCGCGGTCCAGGCCACCATCGACGCCCTCGTCGAGGCCGCCAAGGCAAAGCCCCGGGTGCTCGCCAGCACCTGA
- a CDS encoding ComEC/Rec2 family competence protein has protein sequence MAAQAMCAPVVVLLQGSVSVMGVFANLLAAPFVAPATVCGVAAAVVAPLWPFGATMLCWLGALPTLGIAWVARTCATVPGGTLPWLDGAPGALLLTALTVAVVVTGRWWLHQVSLHPVLALAGAITLLAFLAPTTALTWPPAGWRFVACDVGQGDGLVLATTPGHAVLVDAGPDPAAINSCLGRLHVTVLDSVVLSHFHADHVDGLPGALAGRDVGEILASPVREPPYQWREVARWAGARGIPIRDLYAGDHLAWSGVTAEVWWPARRIASGSVPNNASVVLAVRSGPVHLLLLGDVEREAAHAVLLELRRSPAMAAEAQSFDVVKAPHHGSANLDEAFMDAVRSPVAVISVGEGNDYGHPSAKALAVLRRNGSAVFRTDQRGDVAVVEEGGRVGVTWRGR, from the coding sequence GTGGCGGCCCAGGCCATGTGCGCCCCGGTCGTGGTCCTCCTCCAGGGCTCCGTGTCGGTCATGGGTGTGTTCGCGAACCTCCTCGCCGCTCCCTTCGTGGCACCCGCGACCGTCTGCGGGGTCGCCGCCGCGGTGGTGGCTCCGCTGTGGCCGTTCGGCGCGACCATGCTGTGCTGGCTCGGGGCTCTCCCGACGCTCGGGATCGCCTGGGTCGCGCGCACGTGCGCCACCGTCCCCGGCGGCACCCTGCCGTGGCTCGACGGCGCCCCGGGCGCGCTGCTGCTGACGGCGCTGACCGTCGCTGTGGTGGTGACCGGCCGGTGGTGGCTCCATCAGGTGTCCCTCCACCCGGTGCTGGCCCTGGCTGGCGCCATCACGCTGCTGGCCTTCCTCGCCCCGACGACCGCGTTGACCTGGCCCCCAGCGGGTTGGCGCTTCGTCGCGTGTGACGTGGGCCAGGGTGACGGTCTGGTGTTGGCCACGACACCGGGTCACGCGGTCCTCGTCGACGCAGGGCCCGATCCGGCGGCGATCAACAGCTGCCTGGGGCGCCTCCACGTCACCGTCCTGGATTCGGTTGTCCTCAGCCACTTCCACGCCGACCACGTCGACGGCCTCCCCGGTGCGCTCGCCGGGCGGGACGTGGGCGAGATCCTCGCCAGTCCGGTGCGCGAGCCTCCCTACCAGTGGAGGGAGGTCGCGAGGTGGGCCGGCGCCCGCGGCATACCCATCCGCGACCTGTATGCCGGGGACCACCTCGCGTGGAGCGGCGTCACGGCGGAGGTGTGGTGGCCGGCCCGCCGGATCGCCTCGGGGTCGGTGCCGAACAATGCCAGTGTCGTGCTGGCCGTCCGGTCCGGGCCGGTCCACCTGCTGCTCCTCGGCGACGTGGAGCGCGAGGCCGCCCACGCCGTGCTGCTGGAGCTGCGACGCAGCCCGGCGATGGCTGCCGAGGCGCAGTCGTTCGACGTGGTCAAGGCGCCCCACCACGGGTCAGCCAACCTCGATGAGGCCTTCATGGACGCCGTGCGGAGCCCGGTGGCGGTGATCAGTGTCGGTGAGGGGAACGACTACGGGCACCCATCGGCAAAGGCATTGGCGGTCTTGCGCCGCAACGGGTCTGCGGTGTTCCGGACCGACCAGCGAGGGGATGTGGCTGTCGTGGAGGAGGGTGGTCGGGTCGGTGTGACCTGGCGCGGTCGTTGA
- a CDS encoding helix-hairpin-helix domain-containing protein → MPLRRRPTEPSPRLRALLASTERRAAPGRDADDAHDADETDATADATVDATVDATVDNVDATADTRPDQPAVEPWLPVRPTSVGERSDARPGRHRRPAPPPPRFLTLPAALRGARVSGSRAAAVGLVIVVLLSAAGFGVRVAMARAASTPHVVAPSRSGSAVAARGATGSGGATAFAASATGSGGGGPPTATVTVHVVGQVARPGLLRLPAGSRVADAVARAGGASRGADLAAINLARLLVDGEQLRVPKPGEVVATGGVAGAAGGPGTGVGTGAGAGGASALVNLNTASTTQLEDLPGVGPVLAQRIVDWRTEHGRFASVDELGEVSGIGEKIFAQLRPKVTV, encoded by the coding sequence ATGCCGCTGCGTCGCCGCCCCACCGAGCCCTCGCCACGGCTCCGTGCGCTGCTCGCGTCGACCGAGCGTCGCGCAGCACCCGGACGCGACGCGGACGACGCGCACGACGCGGACGAGACGGACGCGACCGCGGACGCGACCGTGGACGCGACCGTGGACGCGACCGTGGACAACGTGGACGCGACCGCGGACACACGGCCGGACCAGCCGGCTGTGGAGCCGTGGCTGCCGGTGCGACCGACCTCGGTGGGGGAGCGGTCCGACGCCCGACCAGGGCGTCATCGGCGACCCGCACCGCCACCTCCGCGCTTCCTGACCCTGCCGGCAGCGCTGCGCGGTGCGCGGGTGAGCGGGTCCCGGGCCGCCGCCGTCGGGCTGGTTATCGTGGTCCTGCTCAGCGCCGCCGGGTTCGGTGTGCGGGTCGCCATGGCGAGGGCGGCGAGCACGCCCCATGTGGTGGCGCCGTCGCGGTCTGGTTCGGCCGTGGCGGCCCGAGGGGCGACGGGCAGCGGCGGAGCCACGGCTTTCGCGGCGTCGGCCACCGGCTCGGGCGGTGGGGGACCGCCGACGGCGACGGTGACCGTCCATGTGGTCGGCCAGGTCGCGAGGCCAGGCCTGCTTCGGCTCCCCGCAGGCTCGAGGGTTGCCGACGCGGTCGCCAGAGCCGGGGGCGCCAGCCGCGGGGCAGATCTCGCGGCGATCAACCTCGCCAGGCTGCTCGTCGATGGCGAGCAGCTGCGAGTGCCAAAGCCGGGTGAGGTGGTCGCGACGGGTGGCGTCGCTGGGGCCGCGGGTGGGCCTGGGACCGGTGTTGGAACGGGGGCGGGCGCCGGTGGGGCGTCCGCGCTGGTCAACCTCAACACCGCCTCGACGACCCAGCTCGAGGACCTGCCCGGGGTCGGGCCGGTTCTGGCCCAGCGGATCGTGGACTGGCGCACCGAGCACGGCCGGTTCGCCTCCGTCGACGAGCTGGGCGAGGTCAGCGGCATCGGGGAGAAGATCTTCGCCCAGCTCCGACCCAAGGTGACCGTGTGA
- the plsY gene encoding glycerol-3-phosphate 1-O-acyltransferase PlsY: MTKLPVASAAAFVIGAVNPATILARVFGKDLRRSGSGNPGATNVGRVLGARWGVLVGVLDVLKGLVPVVVAAQLIGPITALCVGLAVVLGHIWSPFLKGQGGKGVATSLGAILAVEPWFGLLMVAIFGLLVWRLRWVAGASVSACVVLLVLGLMSWLRWVPFGTRDSGAWCVVLAVVVIYRHRRNIELWISARKDASSTG; encoded by the coding sequence GTGACGAAGCTCCCGGTTGCCTCGGCGGCGGCGTTCGTCATCGGGGCCGTGAACCCCGCCACCATCCTGGCCAGGGTGTTCGGCAAGGACCTGCGGCGCTCCGGGTCCGGCAACCCGGGCGCCACCAACGTCGGCCGGGTCCTGGGCGCTCGGTGGGGTGTGCTGGTCGGTGTGCTCGACGTCCTCAAGGGGCTCGTCCCCGTCGTCGTAGCGGCACAGCTCATCGGCCCGATCACTGCCCTGTGTGTCGGCCTCGCGGTGGTCCTGGGCCACATCTGGTCACCGTTCCTCAAGGGCCAGGGCGGCAAGGGGGTCGCGACCTCGTTGGGGGCGATCCTCGCGGTGGAGCCGTGGTTCGGCCTGCTCATGGTCGCGATCTTCGGGCTGCTGGTGTGGCGGTTGCGGTGGGTGGCCGGGGCGTCGGTGTCGGCCTGCGTCGTGCTCCTGGTGCTCGGCCTCATGAGCTGGCTGCGCTGGGTCCCGTTCGGGACGCGCGACAGCGGTGCCTGGTGTGTCGTGCTGGCCGTGGTCGTGATCTACCGACACCGGCGCAATATCGAGCTGTGGATCTCGGCTCGCAAGGACGCGTCCTCCACAGGCTGA
- a CDS encoding DegV family protein: protein MSVAIVTDSTAYLPSSVVDAHGIQVVPLHVVIGGTEFSEGVDVTTAEVAAALRSFTPVSTSRPSPQAFLDAYEKAAAGGAEAVVSVHISADMSSTVESAHLAAQHSPIPVTVVDSRSLGMAMGFAVVSAAELAAAGGSAEDVAAQALWRCEASTVVFYVDTLEHLRRGGRIGSASAFLGSALAIKPILGLVEGHIRGLEKVRTSSRALARLEELAAAAGEGPDEVDIAVQHLDSATRAEDLAARLRARVGSAREVVTVELGAVVGAHVGPGTLAVAVSPRPST, encoded by the coding sequence GTGAGCGTTGCGATCGTCACCGACAGCACGGCATACCTGCCGTCGTCCGTCGTCGACGCCCACGGCATCCAGGTCGTGCCGCTGCACGTCGTGATCGGTGGCACCGAGTTCAGCGAGGGTGTCGACGTCACGACGGCCGAGGTGGCGGCAGCGCTCCGGAGCTTTACGCCGGTCTCGACGTCGCGACCCTCGCCGCAGGCGTTCCTCGACGCCTACGAGAAGGCTGCCGCCGGCGGCGCGGAGGCCGTGGTCTCGGTGCACATCTCGGCTGACATGTCCTCTACGGTGGAGTCCGCACACCTCGCGGCCCAGCACTCGCCGATTCCGGTCACCGTCGTCGACTCGCGGTCGCTGGGCATGGCGATGGGGTTCGCCGTCGTCTCGGCCGCCGAGCTGGCCGCAGCAGGTGGGTCGGCCGAAGACGTTGCGGCACAAGCATTGTGGCGATGCGAGGCCTCGACCGTGGTCTTCTACGTCGACACCCTCGAGCACCTGCGCCGGGGTGGGCGCATCGGGTCCGCGTCGGCGTTCCTCGGCTCAGCCCTGGCCATCAAACCCATCCTCGGCCTCGTCGAGGGCCACATCCGCGGGCTGGAGAAGGTGCGTACCTCGTCACGCGCGCTGGCGCGCCTCGAGGAGCTGGCGGCCGCGGCCGGCGAGGGTCCCGACGAGGTCGACATCGCGGTGCAGCACCTCGACTCGGCCACTCGGGCCGAGGACCTGGCCGCGCGCCTGCGCGCACGCGTGGGGTCGGCTCGCGAGGTCGTCACGGTGGAGCTCGGCGCCGTCGTGGGCGCCCATGTCGGCCCCGGGACGTTGGCCGTCGCGGTCTCGCCGCGCCCGAGCACATGA